Proteins encoded within one genomic window of Setaria italica strain Yugu1 chromosome IV, Setaria_italica_v2.0, whole genome shotgun sequence:
- the LOC101762839 gene encoding beta-1,3-galactosyltransferase GALT1: MKKWHGGFVVVSLFIILMLRYVILDSPLAENSLRYVFQQNRTAELNWLDVPNPPAIQNPQNSSEVISTKLLASNLSITRNLSDRELQSLHSWNLLRDLVSHAHILPDGVEAIKEAGVAWRELNTALAYDDSIASVNGSTQQKDKGKQCPYSIRRMNATRLGDRFALKIPCGLIQGSSITIIGTPGGLLGNFKIELTGAAVPGEPDPPIALHYNVRLLGDKLTEDPVIVQNTWTVADDWGSEDRCPSSESDAKDSAKVDDLEKCSGMVGKDHKEILASKLRSNVSTMPPARKKSAEPRKYFPFKQGYLAVAILRVGAHGIHMTVDGKHITSFAFREDLEPGFVGEVRIAGDIKLLSVIASGLPTTEDFEHVMDLETLKAPPVPIDKSVDLFIGIFSTANNFKRRMAVRRTWMQYDAVRSAKVAVRFFVGLHKNEVVNEELWNEARTYGDIQLMPFVDYYSLILWKTIAICIYGTNVLSAKYVMKTDDDAFVRVDEILSSLDRVNISHGLLYGRVNSDSQPHRDPYSKWYITPEEWPEESYPPWAHGPGYIVSKDIAKEVYRKHKRGELKMFKLEDVAMGIWINEMKKDGLDVKYENDGRILVEGCEDGYVIAHYQEPRDMMCLWDKFQKTKRGTCCKE; this comes from the exons ATGAAGAAATGGCATGGTGGCTTTGTCGTAGTATCCTTGTTCATCATCTTGATGTTAAGATATGTGATATTGGATAGCCCACTCGCGGAAAATTCGCTTCGGTATGTCTTTCAGCAAAACAGAACGGCAGAACTTAATTGGTTGGATGTTCCAAACCCACCTGCAATCCAGAATCCACAGAACTCTTCTGAAGTAATATCAACCAAACTCTTGGCATCCAACCTTTCCATTACCAGAAATCTCTCTGATAGAGAACTACAGTCTTTGCATTCTTGGAATCTTTTGAGGGATCTAGTATCTCATGCCCATATCCTACCAGATGGAGTGGAGGCAATCAAGGAAGCTGGAGTTGCATGGAGAGAACTAAATACAGCCCTGGCATATGATGATTCAATTGCTTCTGTTAATGGCAGCACTCAACAAAAGGACAAAGGAAAACAATGCCCATATTCTATCCGAAGAATGAATGCCACGAGGTTAGGGGATAGGTTTGCTTTAAAGATCCCTTGTGGATTGATTCAGGGCTCTTCAATAACTATCATTGGTACTCCTGGTGGTCTTCTGGGTAATTTTAAGATAGAGTTAACTGGAGCTGCAGTTCCTGGTGAACCAGACCCTCCCATTGCGCTTCATTATAATGTCCGCCTTCTTGGTGATAAACTTACAGAAGATCCTGTGATAGTCCAAAATACATGGACTGTAGCTGATGATTGGGGTTCTGAAGACCGCTGCCCATCTTCTGAATCGGATGCTAAAGACAGTGCaaaag TGGATGATCTAGAAAAATGTAGTGGCATGGTAGGCAAGGACCACAAAGAAATCTTGGCCTCTAAGTTACGTTCTAATGTTTCGACCATGCCACCTGCAAGGAAAAAGAGTGCAGAACCTAGAAAATATTTTCCCTTCAAACAAGGATATCTTGCTGTAGCAATTCTTCGCGTCGGAGCACATGGGATTCATATGACTGTAGATGGCAAACATATCACTTCCTTTGCGTTTCGAGAG GATTTGGAACCAGGGTTTGTTGGTGAAGTAAGAATTGCAGGAGACATTAAATTACTCTCTGTGATAGCAAGTGGTCTGCCTACAACCGAGGACTTTGAGCATGTCATGGACCTGGAAACATTGAAGGCTCCACCTGTGCCCATAGATAAATCAGTTGATCTTTTCATAGGGATCTTCTCTACAGCAAACAATTTCAAACGCCGGATGGCAGTTCGTAGAACTTGGATGCAATATGATGCTGTCCGCTCAGCAAAAGTTGCAGTCCGATTCTTTGTTGGCCTG CACAAAAATGAGGTGGTGAATGAAGAACTCTGGAATGAAGCACGGACATATGGAGACATCCAGTTGATGCCATTTGTGGATTACTATAGCCTGATTCTCTGGAAAACCATAGCGATCTGCATCTATGGG ACAAATGTTCTGTCAGCCAAGTATGTGATGAAAACAGATGACGATGCTTTTGTTCGAGTGGATGAAATACTTTCTTCTCTAGACCGAGTAAATATCAGCCATGGACTTCTGTATGGTCGTGTCAATTCTGATTCTCAGCCTCATCGAGATCCATATAGCAAATGGTACATAACCCCTGAG GAATGGCCTGAGGAGAGTTATCCTCCATGGGCACATGGCCCAGGATACATTGTTTCAAAGGATATAGCAAAGGAAGTTTACAGAAAGCACAAGAGGGGGGAGTTAAAG ATGTTCAAGCTGGAGGATGTCGCAATGGGGATATGGATAAATGAGATGAAGAAGGATGGCTTGGATGTCAAGTACGAGAATGATGGGAGGATCTTGGTCGAAGGCTGTGAGGACGGGTATGTGATTGCCCACTACCAAGAACCAAGGGATATGATGTGCCTCTGGGacaaatttcagaaaacaaaacGAGGAACATGCTGCAAAGAGTAA